In Acropora muricata isolate sample 2 unplaced genomic scaffold, ASM3666990v1 scaffold_747, whole genome shotgun sequence, a genomic segment contains:
- the LOC136907378 gene encoding uncharacterized protein yields the protein MSLRPKFSRLIGSNKLRLGYSQEATTFMTSSPVERSYVSKKPNEVEAKAKAEVSRLGGNVNDRSALLGQFEVQFGRFKGKTFKWLLENGLGYSAWLVNNMSGETMTSAPLSVNKHFFKEYLTSFAEGKEALALKKAEKEGKQTLPGPSLQSPSPSKSSTTAALLFNRKTLSPEIIAKRLKKKPGSLGEIQPDVNYSQESRKGSVEHADDLPDDLLLSAADELETPSVTRQEANLLSGSQDCLLPEGWKQSLPKPDHVWVSKALFKQSIRGKAELDVSNVKKLWWHPPQPALTVSQIPVVHSYFTQRVFLWMPRKLWRIQLHCPHADCDKHPLTSAGLYPHIRQVLDLDCYYSLATEYLECLKCKKKIISWSQSILNQLDLGHKRQFPIIVTYNYACDMRVVRLLRQRGLGNSATQLHKKLIEQHNEVWLQRIAHYFTDCQTFVMAGRRQLITPHQFDNPPSCVTLPKAGWLLTVYCRDVLSRLEQTKASITSTFGQILKIDSTKKVTKKLAGTAAGTAAWMTNVGNEFGQVLISVLTASEGSGLRSMASGIIRRYELARVSPPILLYTDRDCCGERKVSSLFTAWKELVIRLDVWHFMRRFVSGCTTDSHPLYGTFMARLSQCIFEWSSEDLILLKKAKTGELLNSKITNSSDEDIMRYVTKKELSTHVRRKTRGVQVTSMLISNLLEAFSGPQGTDTLGVPLLDSDRIWTIWQSQQKHIPCLQDPEDVQLYTKTGTLVKGGIELPIYRCARGSTSLESFHNHLHSFIPGTSANDLHFQAFLVEGLVRWNRDRELAAVTSTHSAPGCYDFELSSAVNHLSEQVLGRKQNLTVKNPNKYTGELIGIEYLYAQTGQVLQNTADEQEELPPQTADVEDADEGFQDTSEADDPTVSYNGDQPVPEILSPNPREDLIDSCVGPRNIPGYDRVVALAEFLVTLKDCPGALTHLQASKIINLWKRLSDYDKTAISFPPRFQPQLIQGRFKAAKKSTVVPGVESTKRSFLGQNSGPASWPDCNRYMEAVIIRLCQIYPSPTKKNGNTTLRWTLVGNAYKRIRETILNNATVMQQTNIQLAEINQRTLIQWYNKRSKKHEQETLKQGITLPTPVNFQSEPVPAPRELLHSLHTGDEEKHQFVLPSNTAGQSTVRGIPLLPKPIPLTQQPFIVVPPIPQLQARAIPASTQSYRKRRDKEEKASPVPTKRYKPREGASKCSKCQLDRTTATGHKQYFGNWYCPATSAETYDEWRTRLAEKNYKKKTEHKNS from the exons ATG AGTTTGAGACCAAAGTTCAGCCGTCTTATTGGTAGTAATAAGCTGCGACTGGGATATTCGCAAGAGGCAACTACGTTCATGACAAGTTCCCCTGTTGAACGATCGTACGTATCGAAAAAGCCAAACGAAGTTGAGGCCAAGGCTAAGGCTGAAGTGAGTCGACTTGGTGGCAATGTGAACGATCGTAGCGCTTTACTAGGACAGTTTGAAGTACAATTTGGCCGATTCAAGGGGAAGACCTTCAAATGGCTTCTAGAGAACGGTCTTGGGTATTCTGCATGGCTGGTAAATAATATGTCTGGCGAAACTATGACAAGTGCCCCGCTTTCAGTTAACAAACACTTCTTCAAAGAGTACCTGACTTCCTTTGCCGAAGGTAAAGAGGCCCTGGCTTTAAAAAAAGCAGAGAAAGAAGGAAAGCAAACACTGCCAGGTCCCTCTTTGCAATCCCCGTCGCCCTCGAAGTCAAGTACAACAGCAGCTTTGCTTTTCAACCGGAAAACATTATCCCCTGAAATCATCGCTAAGCGACTCAAAAAAAAGCCTGGGTCCCTTGGAGAAATACAGCCAGATGTAAACTATTCACAAG AGTCACGCAAAGGAAGTGTCGAGCACGCGGATGATTTACCTGATGACCTGCTATTGTCTGCTGCTGATGAGCTGGAAACACCCTCAGTGACGAGGCAAGAAGCAAATCTACTCTCTGGATCTCAAG ATTGCTTGCTACCAGAGGGATGGAAGCAAAGCTTGCCTAAACCAGATCATGTCTGGGTGTCAAAGGCACTCTTTAAACAGTCCATCAGAGGGAAAGCAGAACTGGATGTTTCAAACGTCAAGAAGCTATGGTGGCACCCTCCCCAGCCTGCCCTAACAGTAAGCCAGATTCCAGTTGTACATAGCTACTTTACCCAGCGTGTTTTTCTTTGGATGCCAAGGAAATTGTGGCGAATTCAATTACACTGTCCCCATGCAGATTGCGACAAGCATCCGCTGACAAGCGCAGGATTGTACCCGCACATTAGGCAGGTGCTTGACCTCGACTGTTATTACTCCTTGGCGACTGAATACTTGGAGTGCCTAAAGtgcaaaaagaaaatcattAGCTGGAGCCAAAGTATCCTTAATCAGCTGGATCTAGGACACAAGAGGCAGTTTCCCATAATTGTAACATACAATTATGCATGTGACATGCGAGTAGTCCGATTACTGAGGCAGCGCGGATTGGGCAACAGCGCAACTCAGCTGCATAAAAAGCTTATTGAACAACACAATGAGGTCTGGCTCCAAAGGATAGCGCACTATTTCACAGACTGCCAAACCTTCGTGATGGCTGGTAGGCGACAGCTCATAACACCGCACCAATTTGATAACCCACCTTCGTGCGTCACACTTCCCAAAGCGGGCTGGCTTCTCACAGTGTACTGTAGAGATGTCTTATCGAGACTTGAACAGACCAAGGCCTCGATTACTTCAACATTTGGCCAAATTCTAAAGATTGACTCCACGAAAAAG GTTACAAAAAAACTTGCAGGTACTGCTGCTGGCACAGCTGCGTGGATGACTAATGTCGGCAATGAGTTTGGACAAGTTCTCATTAGTGTCCTGACTGCAAGTGAGGGAAGTGGTCTTCGTTCAATGGCATCCGGGATAATTCGTCGCTATGAACTGGCTCGTGTCTCGCCACCCATTCTCCTGTACACAGACCGTGACTGCTGTGGTGAGAGAAAGGTGAGTTCTCTATTTACAGCCTGGAAAGAATTAGTCATCCGTCTCGATGTATGGCATTTCATGCGCCGTTTTGTAAGTGGCTGCACTACAGATTCACATCCGCTGTATGGTACATTCATGGCACGCCTGTCCCAGTGCATCTTTGAATGGAGCAGCGAAGACCTAATCTTACTTAAGAAAGCTAAGACGGGTGAGCTTCTCAACTCTAAGATCACGAATTCATCAGACGAAGACATCATGAGGTATGTTACAAAGAAAGAACTGTCCACTCACGTTCGTCGGAAAACTCGTGGTGTTCAAGTCACCTCAATGCTGATTTCCAATCTCCTTGAGGCATTTTCTGGGCCACAGGGAACTGACACGCTTGGCGTACCTTTGCTGGATTCCGATCGTATCTGGACCATCTGGCAGTCGCAGCAAAAACACATTCCCTGCCTGCAAGACCCGGAAGACGTACAACTGTATACTAAGACTGGCACCCTAGTCAAGGGTGGAATAGAACTGCCAATATATCGCTGTGCGAGAGGCTCAACGTCTTTGGAATCCTTTCACAACCACCTACATTCCTTCATTCCTG GCACAAGTGCAAATGACCTACACTTCCAGGCCTTCCTGGTTGAGGGATTGGTCAGATGGAACAGAGACCGAGAGCTGGCAGCAGTCACAAGTACTCACTCAGCCCCTGGTTGCTATGATTTCGAGCTTTCATCAGCTGTTAATCACTTAAGCGAACAGGTCCTTGGGAGAAAGCAGAACCTCACCGTAAAGAACCCAAATAAGTACACCG gaGAACTCATAGGTATTGAGTATCTCTATGCTCAGACTGGCCAGGTGCTCCAGAACACCGCGGATGAACAAGAAGAGCTGCCACCACAGACGGCTGATGTAGAAGATGCTGATGAAGGGTTTCAG GATACCAGCGAGGCTGATGATCCAACTGTTTCCTACAATGGTGATCAGCCAGTTCCTGAGATCCTTAGTCCCAACCCTCGGGAAGACCTTATTGACAGCTGTGTCGGTCCCAGAAACATACCTGGATATGATAGAGTTGTTGCTTTAGCTGAGTTTCTCGTCACTCTAAAAGACTGCCCAGGTGCCTTAACTCACTTGCAAGCATCTAAAATTATCAATCTGTGGAAACGATTGAGTGATTACGACAAAACAGCAATATCATTTCCTCCTCGTTTTCAACCGCAACTGATTCAAGGAAGATTTAAAGCTGCTAAGAAATCTACTGTTGTTCCCGGCGTTGAGAGCACCAAAAGAAGTTTCTTGGGACAGAACAGCGGCCCAGCTTCCTGGCCTGATTGCAATAGATACATGGAAGCTGTAATTATCAGATTGTGTCAAATCTACCCTTCACCaactaaaaaaaatggaaacactACCCTACGCTGGACATTGGTGGGAAATGCTTACAAACGAATCAGAGAGACTATTCTCAACAATGCCACTGTCATGCAACAGACAAACATTCAGCTAGCCGAAATCAATCAGAGGACACTAATTCAGTG GTACAACaaacgctccaaaaagcacGAGCAGGAGACCCTGAAACAGGGAATCACTCTTCCGACACCTGTAAATTTTCAATCCGAGCCTGTGCCCGCACCGAGGGAACTGCTACATTCCCTACACACAGGTGATGAAGAGAAGCACCAGtttgtcctgccatccaacacaGCTGGCCAATCCACAGTTCGAGGCATCCCACTCCTGCCAAAGCCAATACCATTGACACAGCAACCTTTTATTGTAGTACCACCCATCCCCCAATTGCAGGCGAGAGCAATCCCTGCCAGCACTCAGAGCTATCGTAAACGAAGGGATAAAGAAGAGAAAGCATCACCTGTTCCCACGAAGAGGTACAAGCCCCGTGAAGGTGCATCAAAGTGCTCAAAGTGTCAGTTAGATAGAACCACTGCCACTGGACACAAACAATACTTTGGCAATTGGTACTGCCCTGCAACTTCAGCTGAAACTTATGACGAGTGGAGGACACGTCtagcagaaaaaaattataaaaagaaaactgaacataaaaacagttaa
- the LOC136907384 gene encoding uncharacterized protein, producing the protein MKTKQREDKEVKIKEASLNSSPRKAASPLATAVLSGHLSTEKYVSRVISSGSAEKFKPTIPAGKRVRKSASVTELPVASTYTENNTVTADDEELLAIMVEFEKSLESTAHVHQPTIMQQPATTEHVESELQQSATTSLAVSFNDIDPEKPPLPEGWKKTLPKSDHLWISQALFTTATNGKAKLDWHRHVCLLLCNVKNKKNTSGYWAAVYLTWLPQ; encoded by the exons ATGAAGACAAAGCAAAGGGAGGACAAAGAAGTAAAAATTAAGGAGGCAAGTCTCAATTCCAGCCCAAGAAAAGCTGCCTCCCCACTTGCAACTGCAGTTCTATCTGGACATCTTAGTACAGAGAAATATGTGTCTCGTGTCATCTCGTCTGGCTCTGCTGAAAAGTTCAAGCCAACGATTCCAGCAGGAAAAAGGGTCAGAAAATCAGCTTCTGTGACAGAACTACCAGTGGCAAGTACTTACACAGAAAACAATACAGTGACTGCAGATGATGAAGAGCTTTTGGCAATCATGGTAGAATTTGAAAAGTCCCTAG AGTCAACCGCCCATGTTCACCAGCCAACCATTATGCAACAACCAGCAACAACAGAGCACGTGGAAAGTGAGTTACAACAAAGTGCAACAACTTCATTGGCAGTCTCGTTCAATGATATAGATCCAG AAAAACCCCCTCTGCCAGAAGGATGGAAAAAGACATTGCCAAAATCAGACCATCTATGGATCTCCCAGGCGCTATTCACAACCGCTACGAATGGAAAAGCGAAACTTGACTGGCACAGGCATGTATGCTTGCTTCTTTGtaatgttaaaaacaaaaaaaacacttctgGGTACTGGGCGGCGGTTTACCTAACCTGGCTCCCTCAATAA
- the LOC136907385 gene encoding uncharacterized protein, which translates to MESWLVFVRTVKEYISDSDTVVLEFDTEEGAFYSYSLQKNVAAGKVKLARSIERSLNSYEEICMTGSIVEVKWTEDDLKGTEWSAGSYEAEVQSFDYDDDEVEVVYADEPGCVYRMALLPSIVSGHLCLKHTIL; encoded by the exons ATGGAGAGTTG GTTGGTATTTGTCAGAACAGTCAAGGAGTACATATCAGATTCTGATACTGTAGTATTGGAATTTGATACAGAAGAGGGTGCTTTCTACAGTTATTCGTTACAAAAAAATGTTGCGGCTGGAAAAGTGAAACTTGCAAGATCCATAGAGAGAAGCTTGAATAGCTACGAAGAAATATGCATGACTGGTTCTATAGTTGAAGTAAAGTGGACAGAGGATGACCTTAAAGGCACAGAGTGGTCAGCGG GATCGTATGAAGCAGAGGTACAATCATTTGACTACGATGATGATGAAGTAGAGGTTGTTTATGCTGATGAGCCTGGATGTGTGTATAGAATGGCCCTCCTTCCAAGCATTGTATCTGGACATCTTTGTCTCAAACATACAATCCTTTAA
- the LOC136907383 gene encoding malectin-like, translating to MDRLFFEVFVTLLFGIFNGEVFSTGEVVYAVNSGGPAHTDLNGVHFQADKLTIGTSSDFGKSLSIGRVAPADQILYQTERYHFSNFGYNIPIKENGDYVLILKFCEVYFQGPRLKVFDVAVNQHTVIKGLDIYERVGRAVGHDEYIPFRVNDNQLLLDGETLPFNGLIYVEFLKGYYDNPKINAVLVMKGTLEDVPKLPPLPLPGEENVDDDDEDQSKEDRPQKQRKISGPKTLDPYANDESSMLIPIAIAIAVFLPTLFCLCKL from the exons ATGGATAGAttgttttttgaagtttttgtcaCTCTTTTATTTGGAATATTCAATGGAGAGGTGTTCAGTACAGGAGAAGTTGTTTACGCTGTGAATAGTGGAGGACCAGCGCATACGGATTTGAACGGAGTTCACTTTCAAGCTGACAAGTTGACTATTGGAACTTCTTCAGACTTCGGGAAATCATTATCGATCGGCAGAGTGGCGCCTGCTGATCAAATTTTATATCAAACGGAGCGCTATCACTTTTCAAACTTTGGCTACAATATCCCTATAAAGGAAAACGGTGACTATGTACTGATATTGAAGTTCTGCGAAGTTTATTTTCAAGGTCCAAGGCTTAAG gttTTTGATGTAGCTGTCAATCAACATACAGTGATCAAGGGATTAGACATATATGAGAGAGTTGGCAGAGCTGTTGGTCATGATGAATATATTCCATTTCGAGTCAATGACAATCAGTTATTGCTTGATGGAGAAACATTGCCATTTAATGGCCTCATATATGTTGAATTCTTAAAG GGTTATTATGATAATCCAAAAATCAATGCTGTTTTGGTAATGAAAGGAACTTTGGAGG ATGTTCCAAAACTTCCTCCACTGCCCCTCCCAGGGGAAGAAAATGTAGATGATGATGACGAAGACCAGTCAAAAGAAGATAGGCCCCAAAAACAACGCAAGATATCAGGACCCAAAACGCTCGACCCATACGCAAATGATGAATCTAGCATGTTAATTCCCATTGCTATAGCTATTGCAGTTTTCTTGCCTACACTCTTTTGTTTGTGTAAGCTGTAG